One Solanum lycopersicum chromosome 4, SLM_r2.1 DNA window includes the following coding sequences:
- the LOC138347958 gene encoding uncharacterized protein produces MVSEPTMAGDQVEKIDSNHPFHLGPSDAPGSVLVQVKLTGSENYGLWSRAMRIALLGKKKLGFVTSMCTKESNAAALHEELETCNAIVLSWIMNIISEDLLTGIDYASNTYLIRVDLKESSDKIKRVRIWQLHKEITTLMQGTNSVSVYFSKLKELWHEYDVLVPSPNCGCEKSKDHIEHLSQQRLLHCLSGLNESYDQARRQILMKSTTPALGQAYAMIIQDETQQVVTSNLEAKTCEINLASMTAKQDEKIEPKVMQIGYGRGFKGKQCEHCGMKGHTKENCYKIVSYPLGFQSGRSQGNTEGWRRPPVVNNADTASSSRGFGNGNQHDKQAHFNYFSDEQYRQILSLLNKVSEREPQGNMKGMAGIATCLMSQLPQHEWIIDSGATHHIITNLKSLEHSVHIDASRREKVQLPTEDMNTITHTSNARLFDNETVKGVLYVPEFRCNLLSVAKVNRKLSCFVTFYPDFYVFQNFYSGRVKGINREKNGLYMMDGDSGGMKGDKFVKREKPTALLGFSESSWLVSGDMPIFSENEVITSNGNSCETSSPSEALDISIDHGTQVFAELPAQKVVENENERRSERLSKQPMWMKDYVGKTKPSCNASLYPLSNYLTYDNTSAKYECYVSKFSNLVEPSSFREVPMDPRWVDAMKLEIKALDDNKTWDVVELPSGRNAVGSKWIYKIKHQDNGEVERFKARLVAKGYSQKEGLDYHENILTGS; encoded by the exons atggtatcagagcctacAATGGCAGGCGATCAAGTTGAGAAAATCGATTCCAATCACCCTTTTCATCTAGGTCCATCAGACGCACCAGGATCAGTTCTAGTTCAAGTGAAGCTTACTGGTTCTGAGAATTATGGTCTATGGAGTCGAGCAATGCGAATTGCTTTGCTTGGAAAAAAGAAGCTTGGATTTGTGACTAGTATGTGTACAAAGGAATCCAACGCAGCAGCGTTGCATGAGGAATTGGAAACATGTAACGCGATCGTACTTTCATGGATCATGAATATAATTTCTGAAGATCTGCTTACAGGAATTGATTATGCCTCAAACACATATCTTATTCGGGTAGACCTGAAGGAGAGTTCTGACAAAATCAAACGAGTACGGATCTGGCAATTGCATAAGGAAATTACGACATTGATGCAAGGTACTAACTCTGTGTCTGtgtatttttcaaaattgaaggAATTGTGGCATGAATATGATGTGCTAGTGCCATCTCCTAATTGCGGATGTGAGAAATCCAAGGACCATATCGAGCACCTTAGTCAACAGAGGTTGCTTCACTGTCTCAGTGGACTCAATGAGTCATATGACCAAGCGAGAAGACAAATTCTCATGAAATCCACTACTCCTGCACTTGGACAGGCTTATGCTATGATTATACAGGATGAAACTCAACAGGTTGTTACATCTAATCTGGAAGCGAAAACTTGTGAAATTAATTTGGCAAGTATGACAGCCAAACAGGATGAAAAAATTGAGCCTAaggtgatgcaaattggatatGGCAGAGGATTCAAAGGCAAGCAGTGTGAGCATTGTGGAATGAAAGGACACACAAAAGAAAATTGCTACAAGATTGTTAGTTACCCACTCGGTTTTCAGTCAGGAAGATCACAAG GTAATACTGAAGGATGGAGAAGACCACCAGTTGTGAACAATGCAGATACGGCCTCATCATCTAGAGGATTTGGAAATGGTAACCAACATGATAAGCAGGCgcatttcaattatttttctgaTGAACAATACAGGCAGATCTTAAGTTTGCTGAACAAAGTATCAGAAAGAGAGCCTCAAGGTAACATGAAAGGTATGGCTGGTATTGCAACTTGTCTAATGTCTCAATTACCACAGCATGAGTGGATTATTGATTCCGGGGCAACACATCACATTATTACAAACTTGAAATCCTTGGAACATAGTGTTCATATAGATGCATCTAGAAGGGAGAAAGTTCAGTTACCTACAGAAGATATGAATACCATTACTCACACTAGTAATGCTAGATTATTTGACAATGAAACTGTTAAGGGAGTTTTATATGTTCCTGAATTTAGATGCAACCTGTTATCAGTGGCTAAAGTGAACAGAAAGTTGTCTTGTTTTGTCACTTTTTATCCTGATTTCTATGTCTTTCAGAACTTCTACAGTGGCAGGGTGAAGGGGATCAATAGAGAGAAAAATGGATTGTATATGATGGATGGAGACTCAGGTGGAA TGAAAGGGGACAAATTTGTGAAAAGGGAAAAACCAACTGCTCTTCTTGGTTTCTCGGAG TCATCTTGGTTAGTTTCAGGTGACATGCctattttttcagaaaatgaAGTGATAACTTCCAATGGGAATTCATGTGAGACTTCATCACCTTCAGAGGCTCTTGATATTTCCATAGATCATGGTACTCAAGTATTTGCAGAATTACCTGCACAAAAAGTTGTTGAGAAT GAAAACGAAAGAAGATCAGAAAGACTTTCCAAGCAGCCTATGTGGATGAAAGATTATGTAGGAAAGACCAAACCAAGCTGTAATGCTAGCTTGTATCCTTTATCTAACTATCTGACCTATGATAACACTTCAGCCAAGTATGAATGCTATGTCTCCAAATTCTCTAATTTGGTTGAACCATCCAGTTTTAGAGAAGTTCCCATGGATCCTAGGTGGGTTGACGCTATGAAG